A window from Gracilinanus agilis isolate LMUSP501 unplaced genomic scaffold, AgileGrace unplaced_scaffold16472, whole genome shotgun sequence encodes these proteins:
- the MTCP1 gene encoding protein p13 MTCP-1, which translates to MAEGDIVGAPPDHLWVHQEGVYRDEYQRTWIAFVEEETSFIRARVQQVQVPLSDAVRPSHLPPSQLPLMWQLYPEEHYLDNNSRIWEIEHHLMVRGVEELLLKLLPDD; encoded by the exons ATGGCAGAAGGGGACATTGTGGGAGCCCCACCTGATCACCTCTGGGTACACCAGGAAGGTGTCTACCGGGATGAGTACCAGCGAACATGGATTGCCTTTGTGGAAGAG GAGACCAGTTTCATTAGGGCTCGAGTGCAGCAGGTACAGGTACCCCTAAGTGATGCAGTCAGGCCCagtcatctccctccctcccagctccCACTAATGTGGCAGCTGTACCCTGAAGAGCACTACCTGGATAACAACTCTAGGATATGGGAGATAGAGCACCACTTAATG GTCAGGGGAGTGGAGGAGCTGTTGCTTAAGCTCTTGCCTGACGATTAA